One window from the genome of Pararhizobium gei encodes:
- a CDS encoding exopolysaccharide production repressor protein has product MFAPRVFISMLGALVAFAVVTFLLTGSVWTTAWQTIACAILLQLGYFVAILFVVSKESRERRRLAQGQQAMSTASAEDKEPKPLRVGNNRGQLKS; this is encoded by the coding sequence ATGTTCGCACCTCGCGTGTTCATCAGCATGTTGGGTGCCCTGGTGGCCTTTGCAGTGGTTACCTTCCTGCTGACTGGTTCCGTCTGGACGACGGCTTGGCAGACGATCGCCTGCGCGATTCTTTTGCAACTGGGATATTTTGTCGCTATTCTTTTTGTTGTTTCCAAAGAAAGCCGCGAACGCCGCAGGCTTGCGCAGGGTCAACAGGCCATGTCTACCGCATCGGCGGAAGACAAGGAGCCAAAGCCGCTTCGTGTCGGCAACAATCGCGGTCAGCTGAAGTCCTGA
- a CDS encoding sugar transferase, protein MKSATRSASSPYFTTIASGEDRPIGGISKRGFDIVTALLALIVFSPIFLLLMALVKFSDGGSIFYGHRRVGHNGRFFHCLKFRTMAPNADRILQDHLRNNPKAYEEWQATRKLQHDPRVTVIGSVLRKLSLDELPQLLNIIRGDMSVVGPRPVVEDELELYENSAVYYLKSRPGLTGLWQVSGRNDVSYATRIAFDTHYVTNWSMIKDVVIVAKTIPAVCLSRGSY, encoded by the coding sequence ATGAAGTCTGCGACTCGATCGGCAAGTTCGCCGTATTTTACCACCATCGCATCCGGAGAGGACCGGCCGATCGGTGGAATATCGAAGAGGGGGTTCGATATTGTCACAGCACTGCTGGCGCTCATCGTCTTCAGCCCGATTTTTCTGCTTTTGATGGCGCTTGTTAAATTTTCCGATGGCGGCAGCATCTTTTATGGCCATCGCCGTGTCGGCCATAATGGACGCTTCTTCCACTGCCTGAAGTTTCGCACGATGGCGCCGAATGCCGACAGGATTCTCCAGGACCATCTCCGCAACAATCCGAAGGCCTATGAGGAATGGCAGGCGACACGCAAGCTGCAGCACGACCCTCGGGTCACGGTGATCGGCAGTGTTCTGCGCAAGCTCAGCCTGGACGAACTGCCCCAGCTCCTGAACATCATCCGCGGCGATATGAGTGTCGTCGGTCCCCGTCCGGTCGTGGAAGACGAGCTCGAACTGTATGAGAATTCCGCAGTCTATTACCTGAAATCGCGCCCTGGCCTGACGGGCCTCTGGCAGGTCAGCGGCCGCAACGACGTCTCCTATGCGACGCGGATTGCCTTCGACACGCATTACGTCACCAACTGGTCGATGATCAAAGATGTCGTCATCGTCGCAAAAACCATTCCTGCCGTCTGCCTGTCGCGCGGCAGCTATTGA